TTCGCCCGCCGCCCGCAGCAGAACCGGCCCCGGCCCGACCAGCTGCGTGCGCTGACGCCGCGGGAGACCGAGGTGCTCAAGCTCATCGCCGCCGGCCGGTCGAACGGCGAGATCGCCGAGACGCTGGTGCTGGCCGAGCAGACGGTGAAGACGCATGTCGGGCGCATCCTGATGAAGCTGGACCTGCGCGACCGCGCCCAGGCCGTCGTCATCGCCTACGAGACCGGGCTCGTGCAGCCGGGCGGTTAGCGCAGACCTTGCCCGATTCCGGGCAGATTCTTGCCGATCCCACCGAGTCGGCGGCATGGTAGACCGCGTGACGCACACCGCCGCGGAGCTCGTCGAGCAGATCATCCGGACGACGGGGCTGCCGGCAGGGGTGGCGCGGCGCGTCGTCGCGGACGTCGCGGCGTACTTCGCGGAGCCGGTCGAGGAGTACGTGCGACGCCGGCACCAGGAGCTGCAACTGCGCGGCGGGAAGAACGAGGAGATCTTCGAGCGGATCCGCGCCGAGCTGACGCACCGGCCGGTCCGCGCGCCCGACCTGTCCACGCGGCAGCTGCGCCGCATCGTCTACGGCTGACGCCTGACGGCGGCCGACAGCACAGGCGGCTGACGGCACAGACGGCTGACGCCGACCCCTGGCGGGCACCCGGCCACAGCGCTAGAACACAGAGAGCAACGAGAGGACCCACGCCATGTGCGGAATCGTCGGATACGTCGGCGCGAAGCCGGCCGCCCCCATCCTGGTCGACGGCCTGGCGCGGCTGGAGTACCGCGGTTACGACTCCGCCGGCGTGGCGGTCCTGGGGCCGAGCGAGATCCGGCTGCACCGCGACGCCGTCCGGGTGCGCGAGCTGGAGGCGGGCCTGCCGAAGCGGTTCGGCGGCAAGACCGGCATCGGCCACACGCGCTGGGCCACGCACGGCGTCCCGTCGCAGCGCAACGCGCACCCGCAGCTCAGCGCCGACGGCCGGGTCGCGGTGGTGCACAACGGCATCATCGACAACGCCGCCCAGCTGCGCGCCGAGCTGCAGGCCGACGGCGTCGAGCTGACGTCGGACACCGACACCGAGGTGCTGGCGCACCTGATCGCGCGGGCGAGCGAGGAGACCACGCTCGAACAAGCCGTCCTCACCGCCCTCGACCGCGTCGAGGGCACCTACGGCATCGCCGTCCTCGACCAGGCGCACCCGGACCGCATCGTCGTCGCCCGCAACGGCAGCCCGATCATCCTCGGCCTCGGCGACCGCGAGATGCACGTCGCCAGCGACACCGCCGCCCTGGTCCGCTACACCAAGCAGGTCGTCCACCTCGACGACGGTGAGCTGGCCACGCTCCGGGCCGACGGCTACCAGACGTTCACCCGCGACGCCCGCACGACGAAGACCGCGGTCACCGTCGACTGGGACGCCTCCGACTACGGCACCGACGGCCACGAGCACTTCATGCACAAGGAGATCGCCGAGCAGCCCGACGCCGTCCGCCGCATCCTCAAGGGTCGCCTGGACGAGCGTTTCCACACCGTCAGGCTCGGCGGGCTGGAGATGGACGCCCGCGAGCTGCGCGAGTTCCGCCGGGTGAAGATCCTCGGCTGCGGTTCGGCCTACTACGCCGGGCAGGCCGGCGCGCAGTTCATCGAGGAGATCGCCCGCATCCCCGCCGACGCCGAGCCGGCCTCGGAGTTCCGCTACCGCAACCCGGTGATCGAGAAGGACACCCTCTACGTCGCGGTCAGCCAGTCCGGCGAGACGTACGACACGCTGGTCGCCGTCCAGGAGCTGAAGCGGAAGGGCGGGCGGGTGATCGGCCTGGTCAACGCGGTCGGGTCGAGCATCGCGCGGGAGTGCGACGGCGGCGTCTACCTGCACGCGGGACCGGAGATCGCGGTCGCGTCGACGAAGGCGCTGACGAACATGCTGGTCGGGTTCGCGCTGCTCGGCCTGCACCTGGGCCGCATCCGTGACGTGTCACCGGCGGACGGGCGCCGCCTCATCCAGGCGCTGCAGCGGCTGCCGGAGCAGATCGAGGCGATCGTCGGCGAGGAGGAGCACCTGGCCGCCGTCGCGAAGGAGCTCGCCGCCGCCAGCAGCCTGTTCTTCGTCGGACGCACCCGCGGCTTCCCGGTGGCCCGCGAGGGCGCGCAGAAGCTGAAGGAGATCTCCTACCGGCATGCCGAGGCCTACCAGACGTCCGAGCTGAAGCACGGCCCGCTCGCGCTGGTCGGCCCGGAGCTGCCGACCGTCGCGATCGTGCCGGACGACGAGCTGCTGGAGCGCAACCTCGGCGCGCTGCAGGAGATCACCGCCCGCTCCGGCCCGCTCACCGTGGTGACGCATGACGGCGTCGACCTCGGCGTCGAGCCCGCGCACGTCATCACCGTGCCGAAGAGCGAGCCGGAGCTGGACCCGCTGCTGCTGACGATCCCGCTCCAGCTGCTCGCCTACCACGCCGCGCTGACCCTCGGCCACGACGTCGACAAGCCGCGCAACCTGGCGAAGTCGGTGACCGTCGAGTAGTCAGACGTGCGGCGCGACCTCGGCCGCGATGAGCTCCAGGTGGTCGAGGTCGGAGAGGTCGAGGATCTGCAGGTAGATGCGGCCGCCGCCGAGCTCGCGGACCGCGTTGATGCCGTCGACGACCTCTTGCGGCGTGCCCGCCAGCCCGTTCGCCCGCACCTCCGCCGGCTCGCGCCCGATGGCCGCCGCGCGGCGGGCGAACTCGGCCTCGTCGGAGCCGACGCAGGCCACCAGCGCCACCGAGTACACCAGCGAGTCGGGGTCGCGGCCGGCGTCCTCGCACGCCTTGCGCACGACGGCGAACCGCTCGGCGATGTCGGACTTCGCCGGGAACGACGAGTTGTACTCGGCGGCGTGCTTCGCCGCCAGCGCGGGCGTGCGCCGCGGGCCGTTGCCGCCGACGATCAGCGGGACCGGCCGCTGCACGGGCTTGGGCAGGCCCGGCGACTCAAAGACCGTGTAGTGCTGACCGGCGTAGGAGAACGTCGACCCCTCCGGCGTGTTCCACAGCCCGGTGATGACGTCGAACTGCTCTTCCAGCAGGCCGAACCGCTTCTCGGGGAACGGAATGCCGTACGCCTCGTGCTCCCGCGCGTACCACCCCGCGCCCAGCCCCAGCTCGACCCGTCCGCCGGACATCTGGTCGACCTGCGCGACCTGGATGGCCAGCACGCCGGGGTTGCGGAACGTCGCCGACGTGACCAGCGTGCCCAGCCGGATGCGCGACGTCTCGCGGGCCAGCCCGGCCAGCGTCGTCCACGCGTCGGTGGGACCGGGCAACCCGCTGACGGAGCCCATCTTCAGGTAGTGGTCGGAACGGAAGAAGGCGTCGAAGCCGAGCCGCTCGGTCGCCTGCGCGACGGCGAGCAGGTCGTCGTAGCTCGCGCCCTGCTGGGGCTCGGTGAAGATGCGCAGCTGCATGGGCCCAGCCTTTCACGGCCGGGCCGGCCGCCTCAGAGCCAGTCCTTCTTCCGGAACACGACGAACAGGGTGGCGCAGACGATGGCCATGAGGAGCAGCGCGAACGGGTAGCCGAACCCCCAGTGCGTCTCGGGCATGTTGTCGAAGTTCATGCCGTAGATGGTGCCGACGAGCGTGGGCGCGAACAGGATGGCCGCCCAGGCCGAGATCTTCTTGAGCTCCTCGTTCTGCGCGAAGTTGGCCTCGGTGAGCGACTTCATCTCCTCGTTCTGCTGCTGGGTGACCAGCGTGGCGTTGACGGCGAGGATGTCGGAGAGCACCTGCCGGAAGCCGTCGACCCGCTCGGTGACCTCCGTGACGTGGTCGGCGACGTCGCGCAGGTAGCGCTGCAGCTCTTCGTCGGTGCCGTACTTCTCGAAGCCGCCCTCGAGCCCGGACAGCATGCCCGACAGCGGCCGGGTGGCCCGCTGGAACTCGAGCACCTCGCGGGACAGCTCGTAGATGCGCCGCGACACCTCGGGGTCGCGGCCGAACACCTGGACCTCGATCTCGTCGACGTCGTTGCTGACGCCGTTGACGACCGGCACGTAGCCGTCGACGACGGAGTCGAGGACGGCGTAGAGGACCGCCTCGGGGCCCAGCCGCAGGAGGTCGGGGTCGTCCTCCATGCGGCGCCGGACGCTGGAGAGGTCGGGCGTCGCGCCGTGCCGGACGGTGATGACGAAGCCGGGCCCGACGAACAGGTGCAGCTCGGCGAAGTCGACCTCCTCGACGGCGTCGACGTAGCGGGCCGCGCGCAGCACCACGAACAGGGTCTCGCCGTAGCGCTCCAGCTTGGGCCGCTGGTGCGCCTCCATGGCGTCCTCGACGGCGAGCTCGTGCAGGTCGAACTCGTCGGCC
This Jiangella alba DNA region includes the following protein-coding sequences:
- the glmS gene encoding glutamine--fructose-6-phosphate transaminase (isomerizing), with translation MCGIVGYVGAKPAAPILVDGLARLEYRGYDSAGVAVLGPSEIRLHRDAVRVRELEAGLPKRFGGKTGIGHTRWATHGVPSQRNAHPQLSADGRVAVVHNGIIDNAAQLRAELQADGVELTSDTDTEVLAHLIARASEETTLEQAVLTALDRVEGTYGIAVLDQAHPDRIVVARNGSPIILGLGDREMHVASDTAALVRYTKQVVHLDDGELATLRADGYQTFTRDARTTKTAVTVDWDASDYGTDGHEHFMHKEIAEQPDAVRRILKGRLDERFHTVRLGGLEMDARELREFRRVKILGCGSAYYAGQAGAQFIEEIARIPADAEPASEFRYRNPVIEKDTLYVAVSQSGETYDTLVAVQELKRKGGRVIGLVNAVGSSIARECDGGVYLHAGPEIAVASTKALTNMLVGFALLGLHLGRIRDVSPADGRRLIQALQRLPEQIEAIVGEEEHLAAVAKELAAASSLFFVGRTRGFPVAREGAQKLKEISYRHAEAYQTSELKHGPLALVGPELPTVAIVPDDELLERNLGALQEITARSGPLTVVTHDGVDLGVEPAHVITVPKSEPELDPLLLTIPLQLLAYHAALTLGHDVDKPRNLAKSVTVE
- a CDS encoding LLM class F420-dependent oxidoreductase; the encoded protein is MQLRIFTEPQQGASYDDLLAVAQATERLGFDAFFRSDHYLKMGSVSGLPGPTDAWTTLAGLARETSRIRLGTLVTSATFRNPGVLAIQVAQVDQMSGGRVELGLGAGWYAREHEAYGIPFPEKRFGLLEEQFDVITGLWNTPEGSTFSYAGQHYTVFESPGLPKPVQRPVPLIVGGNGPRRTPALAAKHAAEYNSSFPAKSDIAERFAVVRKACEDAGRDPDSLVYSVALVACVGSDEAEFARRAAAIGREPAEVRANGLAGTPQEVVDGINAVRELGGGRIYLQILDLSDLDHLELIAAEVAPHV
- a CDS encoding magnesium and cobalt transport protein CorA — translated: MPPRRQRALRVIRPALRRQGRGNSVTDRPADQPAAAERRSSIVDAALYRDGKRISTPSSLAETYRQLRADSEAMAWIGLHKPSDAELLSLADEFDLHELAVEDAMEAHQRPKLERYGETLFVVLRAARYVDAVEEVDFAELHLFVGPGFVITVRHGATPDLSSVRRRMEDDPDLLRLGPEAVLYAVLDSVVDGYVPVVNGVSNDVDEIEVQVFGRDPEVSRRIYELSREVLEFQRATRPLSGMLSGLEGGFEKYGTDEELQRYLRDVADHVTEVTERVDGFRQVLSDILAVNATLVTQQQNEEMKSLTEANFAQNEELKKISAWAAILFAPTLVGTIYGMNFDNMPETHWGFGYPFALLLMAIVCATLFVVFRKKDWL